The Caulifigura coniformis genome includes a region encoding these proteins:
- a CDS encoding vWA domain-containing protein, with product MRTKLPAAEHDAPAASSGIAASIGVSMVLHLALLGTFAAVGGFDATPVTEDVPEATWQEVDFLPPMSLVSEPLMAAAGTTLEGLDDPQAPLLDLPAVAPIGPGGGIGLGLPGRSSETSDQKAAIGRGINGKGTGAGEGEGNGGGSRGFFGRGFTGEKVVYVVDSSQSMNRPHPGPGKTRLGRVKLELINSIRALAPTQKFFIVFFNDGPIPMPADRMMEANDGAKLQYLRWMVSVPSDGHTDPAMALLMALKLNPDTIYFLTDGDFRPTIVREVAVSNRRGVKIHTIGFTQDRGEKLLQTIAKQNGGTYTFVPPDEVPEVVADASPADSQKP from the coding sequence GTGCGCACGAAACTCCCTGCCGCCGAACACGATGCGCCCGCCGCCTCCAGCGGAATCGCGGCGTCGATCGGCGTGTCGATGGTGCTCCATCTCGCGCTCCTCGGAACCTTCGCGGCCGTGGGAGGCTTCGATGCGACCCCGGTCACCGAAGACGTCCCTGAAGCGACCTGGCAGGAAGTTGATTTCCTCCCCCCGATGAGCCTCGTCTCGGAGCCGCTGATGGCAGCCGCTGGTACGACGCTCGAGGGGCTGGATGACCCGCAGGCACCGCTTCTCGACCTTCCCGCCGTGGCCCCCATCGGCCCCGGCGGGGGAATCGGACTCGGCCTCCCGGGGCGTTCCAGCGAGACCTCCGACCAGAAAGCGGCGATCGGACGCGGAATCAACGGCAAGGGAACCGGCGCCGGCGAAGGGGAGGGGAACGGCGGCGGGAGTCGCGGGTTCTTCGGACGCGGATTCACCGGCGAGAAGGTCGTCTACGTCGTCGATTCGTCCCAGAGCATGAATCGCCCCCATCCCGGACCCGGAAAAACGCGTCTCGGACGCGTCAAGCTGGAACTCATCAATTCAATTCGAGCCCTCGCGCCAACGCAGAAGTTCTTCATCGTCTTTTTCAATGACGGCCCCATCCCGATGCCGGCCGACCGGATGATGGAAGCCAACGACGGCGCCAAGCTCCAGTACCTGCGGTGGATGGTCAGCGTCCCCTCGGACGGACATACCGACCCGGCCATGGCCCTGCTGATGGCCCTCAAGCTCAACCCCGACACGATCTATTTCCTCACCGACGGCGATTTCCGCCCCACCATCGTCCGGGAGGTCGCCGTTTCGAACCGGCGCGGCGTGAAGATCCACACCATCGGGTTCACGCAGGACCGCGGCGAGAAACTGCTGCAGACGATCGCGAAGCAGAACGGCGGCACCTACACGTTTGTGCCGCCCGACGAAGTCCCCGAAGTCGTCGCCGACGCATCCCCCGCTGACTCTCAGAAACCGTAG
- the nuoH gene encoding NADH-quinone oxidoreductase subunit NuoH encodes MFDLLTSQIPTLLTIAVALGGILTVDAYLIYIERKLSAFMQDRVGPNRVGPWGLLQPLADGAKFILKEDVIPSHVDKVLFILAPCMAVFTAMLAFAVVPFGPVDAIPEVLRPWLRFVIAPNLDIGLVFLFAIGSLGVYGVILGGWASNNKYSALGSLRASAQVVSYEIPLGMSVLGIALANGTMNIESLQNVQTAGLLHWNIWTQPLAALIFFTASLAEANRLPFDLSECEQELVGGFHTEYSAMKFALFFLGEYTHVVTISFLTSILFFGGWHFPWIAEAGSSYTGAWLVKLGVLHTKVLCVILFIMLIRWTIPRFRFDQLMNLAWKVLIPLALGNVVAIMCIRQFGLSMWWSTIANVLLFIVAGVIGTLSSQKAMQRGAHGLATAA; translated from the coding sequence GTGTTTGACCTGCTGACGTCTCAGATTCCGACGCTTCTGACCATCGCTGTCGCCCTCGGCGGCATCCTGACCGTCGACGCGTACCTGATTTACATCGAGCGGAAGCTCTCGGCGTTCATGCAGGACCGCGTCGGACCGAACCGCGTCGGACCCTGGGGCCTTTTGCAGCCTCTCGCTGACGGAGCCAAGTTCATCCTCAAGGAAGACGTCATCCCGTCGCATGTCGACAAGGTGCTCTTCATCCTTGCCCCCTGCATGGCCGTCTTCACGGCAATGCTTGCCTTCGCCGTCGTCCCCTTCGGCCCCGTGGACGCCATCCCCGAGGTCCTCAGGCCCTGGCTGCGGTTCGTCATCGCCCCGAACCTCGATATCGGCCTCGTCTTCCTGTTCGCCATCGGAAGCCTCGGCGTCTACGGCGTCATCCTCGGAGGCTGGGCGTCGAACAACAAATACAGCGCCCTCGGCTCGCTCCGCGCCAGCGCGCAGGTCGTCAGCTACGAAATTCCCCTCGGCATGTCGGTGCTCGGCATCGCGCTCGCCAACGGCACCATGAACATCGAATCCCTCCAGAACGTGCAGACCGCCGGCCTGCTGCACTGGAACATCTGGACCCAGCCCCTCGCCGCCCTCATCTTCTTCACGGCGTCGCTCGCCGAGGCCAACCGCCTCCCGTTCGACCTCTCCGAGTGCGAACAGGAACTCGTCGGCGGCTTCCACACGGAATACAGCGCGATGAAGTTCGCCCTGTTCTTCCTCGGTGAATACACCCACGTCGTTACCATCAGCTTCCTCACCAGCATCCTGTTCTTCGGCGGCTGGCACTTCCCGTGGATCGCCGAAGCCGGCAGCAGCTACACCGGCGCCTGGCTCGTGAAACTCGGTGTGCTCCACACCAAGGTGCTCTGCGTGATCCTCTTCATCATGCTGATCCGCTGGACGATCCCGCGGTTCCGCTTCGACCAGCTCATGAATCTCGCCTGGAAAGTGCTCATCCCGCTGGCGCTCGGCAACGTCGTCGCCATCATGTGCATCAGGCAGTTCGGACTCAGCATGTGGTGGTCGACGATCGCCAACGTGCTGCTCTTCATCGTGGCCGGTGTCATCGGCACCCTCTCTTCCCAGAAGGCGATGCAGCGCGGGGCGCACGGACTGGCCACCGCGGCATAA
- a CDS encoding DUF695 domain-containing protein, giving the protein MSDEWQTYGCQIDGQMAFVTYDHGVSTELDSLSFENLAVFSIEIADPDSRGMPAGEEANRLNALEDFLDELLQPDRALIVGRITCNGVRTLYSYTLLGSAECHEIAGAIELQSGRAVTLRHCPDLTRAGYWQELFPSDDDLQVIKDMRMHEMLMERGDPLTEPRPIRHWAYFKTADSRRAFLDDVAQHLRGLNDDAYETDDGQFAAMLEHVGLPDWQSMNAFTMKLNGLATKAGGEYDGWETELKGPQAHS; this is encoded by the coding sequence ATGAGCGACGAGTGGCAGACATACGGTTGCCAGATCGACGGCCAGATGGCCTTCGTCACGTACGATCACGGCGTCTCCACCGAACTCGACTCGCTGAGTTTTGAAAACCTCGCGGTTTTCAGCATCGAGATCGCCGATCCCGACTCCCGCGGCATGCCCGCCGGCGAGGAAGCCAACCGGCTCAATGCGCTCGAGGATTTCCTCGACGAACTCCTTCAGCCCGACCGGGCGCTGATCGTCGGCAGGATCACCTGCAACGGGGTCCGCACCCTCTATTCCTACACGCTGTTGGGGAGTGCGGAGTGCCACGAGATCGCCGGGGCGATCGAACTCCAGTCAGGGCGGGCCGTCACGCTGCGGCACTGTCCCGACCTCACCCGCGCGGGCTACTGGCAGGAACTGTTTCCCTCGGACGACGATCTGCAGGTCATCAAGGACATGCGGATGCACGAGATGCTGATGGAGCGGGGAGATCCACTGACTGAGCCCCGCCCCATCCGGCACTGGGCCTATTTCAAGACCGCCGACTCACGCCGCGCGTTCCTCGACGACGTCGCCCAACACCTCCGCGGCCTCAACGACGATGCCTACGAAACGGATGACGGGCAGTTTGCCGCGATGCTCGAGCACGTCGGCCTGCCCGACTGGCAATCGATGAATGCCTTCACGATGAAGCTGAACGGGCTCGCAACGAAAGCAGGCGGCGAATACGACGGCTGGGAGACGGAACTCAAGGGCCCGCAGGCGCATTCATGA